From the Gemmatimonadota bacterium genome, one window contains:
- a CDS encoding error-prone DNA polymerase — protein sequence MMRERAEPAPSNGFASPDPPRPGAEPAPSNPTPPDGASTYAPLWCKSNYSFLEGASHPEELVEACRSLGLPSLALTDRNGVYGIVRAHVRARELDVHLVVGSQVSLRDGSEILLLVQDREGYAHLCRLLTAGHLRGAKGNCRVSWEEVCRHSPGLIALWIGGTGSAGIGPAVSGNASPAGRDDTSAVVASGPDAGAATSNLPGPPAPAPFPEPLRAAFEGRLYVVLARHRRAEETLKEIRLRELAARFGLPTVAAVEVLYHTPGRRPLQDVLTCIREGVTLPAAGRLLRPNDQHALKGPEDMARLFADDPASLERTREVAARCTFSLGELRYRYPLERLPKGKTSFQYLEERTFEGAARRLGGKFETQVPQLKKELALIRELEYEGYFLTMHEIVEYCRRERILCQGRGSAANSAVCFALGITGVDPTQVNLLFERFISRERAEPPDIDLDIEHNRREEVIQHVYKKYGRTHAAMVANVVRYRHRSAIREVGKVLEIPATGLDRLARQVSHGHWDEDFIRQAGLDPENPALRHLAALVLEIQDFPRHLSIHPGGFLLGHHPVHELVPIENATMEGRTVIQWDKEDVEDAGLFKVDLLGLGALNLLHLGFDLLRRHRRMELSLATLPREDAATFDLICRSDTVGVFQIESRAQMAMLGRLKPRTYYDLVIEISIVRPGPITGGMVHPYLRRRNGEEEVTYPHESLVPVLEKTLGVPLFQEQVMQLAMVAADYTPGEADQLRRDMAAWRRSGRIERHRERLVSRMIKKGIAEEFAEHVFMQIRGFGEYGFPESHAASFAHIAYATAYLRCHYPAEFTCALLNAQPMGFYSPSSIVNDARIHGVEVRPVSLRRSRWDCTLEEIAREGGGGAAGAGSGRGAVGEDRGGGPAGAGGRKPRLPFAVRMGLRYVRGLGEGDGARLEAAMAQAPFRDIADVARRSGLSEDKLESLAEAGAFACFGPFGPDRPDRRGALWQVLGTETGGPPPLPLKSRGAQPRFQSLNSLETILWDHQAAGHSVQGHLLKPRRAELAARGLPTARELNGMPDGRSVRYVGLVICRQRPGTAQGVTFMTLEDETGFVNLVIWEKVFERNALLART from the coding sequence ATGATGCGGGAACGCGCGGAGCCGGCGCCCTCGAATGGATTTGCGTCTCCAGACCCGCCCCGGCCCGGCGCGGAGCCGGCACCTTCGAACCCCACGCCCCCGGACGGCGCCAGCACCTACGCGCCCCTCTGGTGCAAGAGCAACTACTCCTTCCTGGAAGGGGCCAGCCATCCCGAGGAACTGGTGGAGGCCTGCCGGAGCCTGGGGCTTCCCTCCCTGGCCCTCACCGACCGCAACGGGGTGTACGGCATCGTGCGGGCCCACGTCCGCGCCCGGGAACTGGACGTCCACCTGGTCGTGGGGTCGCAGGTCAGCCTCCGGGACGGCTCGGAGATCCTGCTGCTGGTCCAGGACCGGGAAGGCTACGCCCACCTCTGCCGGTTGCTGACCGCCGGGCACCTGCGCGGCGCCAAGGGGAACTGCCGGGTGAGTTGGGAGGAGGTGTGCCGCCACAGCCCGGGGCTGATCGCCCTGTGGATCGGGGGAACGGGGTCGGCTGGCATCGGGCCGGCTGTCTCCGGGAACGCCAGCCCGGCTGGCCGCGACGACACGTCCGCCGTCGTCGCGTCGGGCCCGGACGCCGGCGCGGCCACCTCGAACCTACCGGGCCCGCCCGCCCCCGCCCCTTTCCCCGAACCGCTCCGCGCGGCCTTCGAAGGCCGCCTGTACGTGGTCCTGGCCCGGCACCGCCGGGCGGAGGAGACCCTGAAGGAGATCCGCCTGCGGGAACTGGCGGCCCGGTTCGGCCTGCCCACCGTGGCCGCCGTGGAGGTCCTCTACCATACGCCCGGACGGCGCCCCCTGCAGGACGTGCTGACCTGCATCCGGGAGGGCGTGACCCTGCCCGCGGCCGGGCGGCTCCTCCGGCCGAACGACCAGCACGCGCTCAAGGGGCCGGAGGACATGGCCCGCCTCTTCGCCGACGACCCGGCGTCCCTCGAACGGACCCGCGAGGTGGCCGCCCGCTGCACCTTCTCCCTCGGGGAACTGCGCTACCGCTACCCGCTGGAGCGCCTGCCGAAGGGAAAGACGTCTTTCCAGTACCTGGAGGAGCGCACCTTCGAGGGCGCGGCCCGCCGCCTGGGCGGCAAGTTCGAAACGCAGGTCCCCCAGCTGAAGAAGGAACTCGCCCTGATCCGGGAGCTGGAGTACGAGGGGTATTTCCTGACCATGCACGAGATCGTGGAGTACTGCCGCCGCGAGCGCATCCTCTGCCAGGGCCGCGGGTCGGCGGCCAACTCCGCCGTCTGCTTCGCCCTGGGCATCACGGGCGTGGACCCCACCCAGGTGAACCTCCTCTTCGAGCGTTTCATTTCCAGGGAAAGGGCCGAGCCGCCGGACATCGACCTGGACATCGAGCACAACCGCCGGGAGGAGGTGATCCAGCACGTGTACAAGAAGTACGGGCGTACCCACGCCGCCATGGTGGCCAACGTGGTCCGCTACCGCCACCGGTCCGCCATCCGGGAGGTGGGCAAGGTCCTCGAGATCCCGGCCACCGGCCTGGACCGCCTGGCCCGGCAGGTGTCCCACGGGCACTGGGACGAGGACTTCATCCGCCAGGCCGGCCTCGACCCGGAGAACCCGGCCCTGCGCCACCTGGCCGCCCTGGTGCTGGAGATCCAGGACTTCCCCCGCCACCTCTCCATCCACCCCGGGGGCTTCCTGCTGGGCCACCACCCCGTCCACGAACTGGTGCCCATCGAGAACGCCACCATGGAGGGGCGGACGGTGATCCAGTGGGACAAGGAGGACGTGGAGGACGCGGGGCTGTTCAAGGTGGACCTCCTGGGCCTGGGCGCCCTCAACCTGCTGCACCTCGGCTTCGACCTCCTGCGGCGGCACCGCCGGATGGAGCTCTCCCTGGCCACGCTCCCCCGGGAGGACGCCGCCACCTTCGACCTGATCTGCCGCAGCGACACCGTGGGCGTGTTCCAGATCGAGAGCCGGGCCCAGATGGCCATGCTCGGGCGCCTGAAACCCCGCACCTACTACGACCTGGTGATCGAGATCAGCATCGTCCGCCCCGGGCCTATCACGGGCGGCATGGTCCATCCCTACCTGCGGCGGCGCAACGGAGAGGAAGAGGTCACCTATCCCCACGAAAGCCTCGTGCCCGTCCTGGAGAAGACCCTGGGCGTGCCCCTCTTCCAGGAGCAGGTGATGCAGCTGGCCATGGTGGCGGCGGACTACACCCCCGGCGAGGCCGACCAGCTCCGGCGGGACATGGCTGCCTGGCGGCGGTCGGGACGGATCGAGCGGCACCGGGAACGGCTGGTCTCGCGCATGATCAAGAAAGGCATCGCGGAGGAATTCGCCGAGCACGTCTTCATGCAGATCCGCGGTTTCGGCGAGTACGGCTTCCCGGAGAGCCACGCCGCCAGCTTCGCCCACATCGCCTACGCCACCGCCTACCTGCGCTGCCATTACCCGGCGGAGTTCACCTGCGCCTTGCTGAACGCCCAGCCCATGGGGTTCTACTCGCCCTCCTCCATCGTCAACGACGCCCGGATACACGGGGTGGAGGTGCGCCCGGTGAGCCTGCGCCGCAGCCGCTGGGACTGCACGCTGGAAGAGATCGCGAGGGAAGGTGGTGGTGGCGCGGCCGGAGCGGGTTCGGGCCGCGGCGCGGTCGGCGAGGACAGGGGTGGTGGCCCCGCCGGAGCAGGCGGCCGCAAGCCCCGCCTCCCCTTCGCGGTCCGCATGGGCCTGCGCTATGTCCGCGGACTGGGGGAAGGGGACGGCGCGCGGCTGGAAGCGGCCATGGCGCAGGCCCCTTTCCGCGATATCGCCGACGTCGCTCGGCGGAGCGGCCTGAGCGAGGACAAGCTTGAGTCCCTGGCTGAGGCGGGCGCCTTCGCGTGCTTCGGCCCGTTTGGCCCGGACCGCCCGGACCGCCGCGGCGCCTTATGGCAGGTCCTGGGGACCGAAACCGGCGGTCCGCCCCCCTTGCCGCTGAAATCCCGCGGCGCCCAGCCCCGCTTCCAGTCCCTGAACAGCCTGGAGACCATCCTCTGGGACCACCAGGCCGCCGGCCACAGCGTGCAGGGCCACCTCCTCAAGCCGCGGCGTGCGGAACTCGCCGCCCGGGGACTGCCCACCGCCCGGGAACTCAACGGCATGCCGGACGGCCGCTCGGTCCGCTACGTGGGCCTGGTCATCTGCCGCCAGCGCCCCGGGACCGCCCAGGGCGTCACCTTCATGACGCTGGAGGACGAGACCGGCTTCGTGAACCTGGTCATCTGGGAGAAGGTGTTCGAGCGCAACGCCCTGCTGGCCAGGAC
- a CDS encoding DNA polymerase Y family protein — MDRAGATPKSAAGRTACINIRTACINIRALPLRLLLRSHPQWRKRPVAVVEEDKPLSPILWLNAAAVRGGIRPGMKYAAALSLDRGLCAGTVSEEEVGAAVRQVHGALGRFSPRVEPSAEEPGIFWVDAGGLDRLYASLEDWAGQMHAALSGLELPASIAVGFGRFGTYAVAKARDTVAVLPTVAAEEAESRKVRLLDLQLEPKLRERLDKLAVYTVGDFLALPGERIARHLGEQARALYRFAAGDRSLPLQPRGLSEPLRARMELDANESDARGLQFRVSQLLAPLLKAAGERYQAAAALRLAFRQENGTRHSCRVQAAEPTLDARVLLELVGLRLETISFPFPPVELALEVEGVPVTADKLNLLQENPDRDTGSAMRALARVRAEFGPGSVLTAQLASGHLPEARFGWQPFGKLAAASPRPVTVRALVRRAHASPRLLEGQPVNWQAPSGPGPPPEHLVSGEWWVREVRRDYRFVDTARGETLWIYYDHGSDRWYVQGRVE; from the coding sequence ATGGACCGGGCTGGCGCCACACCGAAATCTGCCGCGGGCCGGACGGCCTGCATTAACATCCGAACGGCCTGCATTAACATCCGGGCACTGCCGCTCCGGCTCCTGCTGAGGAGCCATCCGCAGTGGCGGAAACGGCCGGTGGCGGTGGTGGAAGAGGATAAGCCCCTGAGTCCCATCCTGTGGCTCAACGCCGCGGCCGTCCGGGGCGGGATCCGGCCGGGCATGAAGTACGCCGCGGCCCTCTCCCTGGACCGCGGCCTGTGCGCCGGGACGGTTTCGGAGGAGGAGGTCGGGGCGGCGGTCCGGCAGGTCCACGGCGCGCTGGGCCGTTTCAGCCCCCGGGTGGAGCCGAGCGCCGAGGAGCCGGGGATCTTCTGGGTGGACGCGGGAGGCCTGGACCGGCTCTACGCGTCGCTCGAGGACTGGGCCGGGCAGATGCACGCCGCCCTCTCCGGGCTGGAACTGCCGGCGAGCATCGCGGTCGGTTTCGGCCGCTTCGGCACCTATGCCGTCGCCAAGGCGAGGGACACGGTGGCCGTGCTCCCCACCGTGGCGGCCGAGGAAGCCGAGAGCCGAAAGGTACGGCTGCTCGATCTGCAACTCGAGCCGAAGCTGCGGGAAAGGCTGGACAAGCTGGCCGTGTATACCGTGGGGGATTTCCTGGCCCTTCCCGGGGAGCGGATCGCCCGGCATCTCGGCGAGCAGGCCCGGGCCCTCTACCGCTTCGCGGCGGGAGACCGGTCCCTGCCCCTGCAGCCGCGGGGCCTTTCCGAACCGCTCCGCGCCCGGATGGAACTGGACGCGAACGAATCGGACGCCCGGGGCCTCCAGTTCCGGGTGTCCCAGCTATTGGCGCCCCTGCTGAAGGCCGCGGGCGAAAGATACCAGGCGGCCGCCGCCCTCCGGCTGGCGTTCCGGCAGGAGAACGGCACGCGCCACAGCTGCCGGGTCCAGGCGGCCGAACCGACGCTGGATGCCAGGGTCCTGCTGGAACTGGTGGGCCTGCGCCTGGAAACGATTTCCTTCCCCTTCCCCCCGGTGGAGTTGGCTCTCGAGGTGGAGGGCGTGCCCGTCACCGCTGACAAGTTGAACCTCCTGCAGGAGAATCCGGACCGCGACACCGGCTCGGCCATGCGGGCCCTGGCGCGGGTCCGGGCCGAGTTCGGCCCCGGTTCGGTCCTCACGGCGCAACTGGCGTCGGGGCATCTCCCGGAAGCCCGTTTCGGGTGGCAGCCCTTCGGCAAGCTCGCCGCGGCCTCCCCCCGGCCCGTCACCGTGCGCGCCCTGGTGCGCCGCGCCCACGCCAGTCCCCGGCTCCTGGAAGGCCAGCCCGTGAACTGGCAGGCGCCTTCGGGCCCCGGCCCGCCCCCGGAGCACCTGGTCAGCGGCGAATGGTGGGTCCGGGAGGTCCGAAGGGATTACCGTTTCGTCGACACCGCGCGGGGCGAAACCCTCTGGATCTACTACGACCACGGGAGCGACCGCTGGTACGTCCAGGGCCGGGTGGAATGA
- a CDS encoding recombinase A: protein MSSLQDRDLQDRDLQDLEPYFTRMPAGKREERPCWSRAHLAGRLCELSSVPGAALLTAAFRLVLDAQLEGEPAAWITATPDTFFAPDAAESGVDLDALVVIRVPDARAAARSADRVLRSGGFGLVVMDLHADSRVPVPLQVRLARQARDHHAALLCLTAKSREAPSLGPMVTLRGQTSCRRLAVDRFQCEIEILKDKRHGPGWRHTEICRGPDGLH, encoded by the coding sequence ATGTCGTCCCTGCAGGATCGGGATCTGCAGGACCGGGATCTGCAGGATCTCGAACCCTATTTCACGCGGATGCCCGCCGGAAAGCGGGAGGAGCGGCCGTGCTGGTCGCGGGCGCATTTGGCCGGGCGCCTCTGCGAGCTCTCGTCCGTCCCCGGGGCCGCCCTGCTGACGGCCGCCTTCCGGCTGGTGCTGGACGCCCAGCTCGAGGGCGAGCCGGCGGCCTGGATCACGGCGACGCCGGACACCTTCTTCGCGCCGGACGCGGCGGAGAGCGGTGTGGACCTGGACGCCCTGGTGGTCATCCGCGTACCGGACGCGCGGGCCGCGGCGCGGTCGGCGGACCGGGTCCTGCGTTCGGGCGGCTTCGGCCTGGTGGTGATGGACCTGCACGCCGATTCCAGGGTCCCCGTGCCCCTGCAGGTGCGCCTGGCCCGGCAGGCACGGGACCACCATGCCGCCCTCCTGTGCCTCACCGCCAAGTCCCGCGAGGCGCCTTCGCTGGGGCCGATGGTCACCCTGAGGGGCCAGACTTCCTGCCGCCGCCTGGCGGTGGACCGTTTTCAATGCGAAATCGAAATCCTGAAGGACAAACGTCATGGACCGGGCTGGCGCCACACCGAAATCTGCCGCGGGCCGGACGGCCTGCATTAA
- the lexA gene encoding transcriptional repressor LexA translates to MAYTSPGKTREKIYDFVRERILSGTPPTTRDVQRAFGFRAVQSARQHLEKLVFEGKLAKVDGRSRGYRLPEFGKASPTQLIAMLGRVQAGELTEAMEDPPEYIMVQTRFDDDELFALTVEGESMLHAGILPGDMVIVRRQPTASPGDIVVALVGDEATVKRYRERDGRVELHPENEAFDPIIPREDGAPFSLLGKVIEIRRSVE, encoded by the coding sequence ATGGCCTACACATCGCCTGGGAAGACCAGGGAGAAGATCTACGATTTCGTGCGGGAGCGTATCCTGAGCGGGACCCCGCCCACGACCCGGGACGTGCAGCGCGCCTTCGGGTTCCGTGCGGTCCAGTCCGCCCGCCAGCACCTGGAGAAGCTGGTGTTCGAGGGGAAACTCGCCAAGGTGGACGGCCGATCCCGGGGTTACCGGCTTCCGGAGTTCGGCAAGGCCAGTCCCACCCAGTTGATCGCCATGCTGGGGCGCGTACAGGCGGGCGAACTGACGGAGGCCATGGAGGATCCGCCGGAGTACATCATGGTGCAGACGCGTTTCGACGACGATGAACTCTTCGCCCTGACCGTGGAGGGGGAGAGCATGCTTCATGCAGGCATCCTGCCGGGAGACATGGTGATCGTGCGCCGGCAGCCGACGGCCAGTCCGGGGGATATCGTGGTGGCCCTGGTGGGCGACGAGGCGACGGTCAAGCGGTACCGGGAGCGGGACGGCCGCGTCGAGCTGCATCCGGAGAACGAGGCCTTCGACCCGATCATCCCCCGGGAGGACGGCGCCCCCTTTTCGCTGCTGGGCAAGGTCATCGAGATACGGCGGAGCGTTGAGTAG
- a CDS encoding ATP-binding protein, with product MMTELYIPQAQLSRLVHLVIPGKVVVVYGPRRVGKTTLIKRYIREHDPDALLVTGEDIVVREYLESQSLAKLTSFVGRRRTLIIDEAQHIREIGLNLKLLADHVEELQIIATGSSSFDLAHQTGEPLTGRKYTLLLLPLAQLEIQERESAHQTRAHLEQRLIYGSYPEVVLMDSNEDRQFYIKELIASYLFRDILQLEGIRHADKLLRMLQLVAFQIGHEVSTSELGTQLGMNSNTVDRYLDLLEKSYILYSRRGFSRNLRKEISKSRRYYFYDNGIRNGLINNFNPLTMRDDVGELWENYVLVERLKYNLYNGRLAESYFWRTYDRQEIDLVEEWGGKLLAAELKWPAKSSRAPSAWRKAYPDSSFQVVHPENYLEFITGS from the coding sequence ATGATGACAGAATTATACATTCCTCAGGCGCAACTCTCCAGGCTCGTACACCTGGTCATACCGGGAAAAGTCGTCGTGGTCTACGGTCCCAGAAGAGTGGGCAAGACCACGCTGATCAAACGCTACATCCGGGAACACGACCCCGACGCCCTGCTCGTGACGGGGGAGGATATCGTGGTCAGGGAGTATCTCGAGAGTCAGTCCCTGGCTAAATTGACGTCCTTCGTAGGCCGACGCCGTACACTGATCATAGATGAAGCGCAGCATATCCGGGAAATCGGACTGAATCTCAAGCTGCTCGCCGATCACGTCGAGGAGCTCCAGATCATTGCTACGGGCTCGTCCTCTTTCGACCTGGCTCATCAAACCGGAGAGCCCCTGACCGGCCGCAAGTATACCCTGTTGCTACTGCCCCTCGCACAACTGGAAATCCAGGAAAGGGAGTCCGCGCACCAGACCAGGGCCCACCTCGAACAAAGGCTGATCTACGGGTCGTATCCTGAAGTCGTCCTCATGGACTCGAACGAAGACCGGCAGTTCTATATAAAGGAACTGATCGCATCCTATCTTTTCAGAGACATACTCCAGCTGGAGGGCATACGCCATGCGGACAAGCTGCTCAGGATGCTGCAACTGGTTGCTTTCCAGATCGGCCACGAGGTGTCGACTTCCGAACTGGGTACACAGTTGGGCATGAATTCAAACACCGTTGATCGCTATCTCGACCTGCTGGAGAAATCCTATATCCTCTACAGCCGCCGTGGATTCAGCCGCAATCTGCGTAAAGAAATATCCAAAAGCCGGCGATACTACTTCTACGACAACGGCATTAGGAACGGATTGATCAACAACTTCAACCCACTGACCATGCGGGATGACGTTGGGGAATTGTGGGAAAACTACGTCCTGGTGGAGCGATTGAAGTACAACCTGTACAACGGCCGCCTGGCCGAAAGCTACTTCTGGCGTACCTACGACCGCCAGGAGATCGACCTGGTCGAGGAGTGGGGGGGCAAACTTCTTGCCGCGGAACTGAAATGGCCTGCCAAATCAAGCCGGGCACCGAGTGCATGGCGCAAGGCCTATCCGGACAGTTCGTTCCAAGTCGTTCATCCGGAGAACTATCTCGAGTTTATAACAGGCTCCTAG
- a CDS encoding OsmC family protein codes for MNRQHSYEVGITWTGNQGDGTSSYRGYTRDYDIACEGKPVVKGSADPGYQGDAARHNPEDMLLASISACHMLWYLHLCTVSKVVVTAYEDRAEGVLALNPDGSGQFARVTLRPRVTISAESDAAVAERLHEKANAMCFIARSVSCPVNHEAETVIAQSQ; via the coding sequence ATGAACAGGCAACATTCATACGAGGTCGGAATAACATGGACGGGTAATCAGGGTGATGGCACGAGTTCGTACAGGGGCTATACGCGGGATTACGACATCGCATGCGAGGGCAAGCCGGTGGTCAAGGGTTCCGCGGACCCCGGCTACCAGGGCGACGCCGCGCGCCATAATCCGGAGGACATGCTGCTGGCTTCTATTTCGGCCTGTCACATGCTCTGGTATCTCCATCTCTGCACGGTGAGCAAGGTCGTGGTGACCGCCTACGAAGACCGCGCGGAAGGCGTGCTGGCACTGAATCCGGACGGCTCGGGCCAGTTCGCGCGCGTGACCCTCAGGCCCCGCGTTACGATTTCGGCGGAGAGCGACGCGGCCGTCGCGGAGCGGCTGCACGAGAAGGCCAACGCTATGTGCTTCATCGCCCGGTCCGTGAGTTGTCCGGTGAATCACGAGGCGGAGACGGTTATTGCGCAAAGCCAGTAA
- a CDS encoding methyltransferase domain-containing protein, which translates to MESKDRQETWTQTNSLLLLGIVDLLEEKGLLDKDGFLERLAAFKDESIDIGLFRNTEDELRGDAGYHCGGQQATLRIAERIGLSSEDLVLDAGCGAGGPARHLAEAWGCSVIGLDREYDRLLIATVRTRLMGLLDKVRFKFGDAAAMPFEDNRFDVVWSQGALPFTGDVKRIFQECYRVLRPDGRLAVQTSFFTARHTAEDDRRHPDFLPIGPRNYLEPTLDSLKAVGFHQVESEWVEESIAFYSERYPTASAWFRDRKYGSYMVTAKKS; encoded by the coding sequence ATGGAATCAAAAGACAGACAGGAAACCTGGACGCAGACCAACAGTCTCCTGCTCCTGGGCATAGTCGACCTGCTCGAAGAGAAAGGGCTGCTGGACAAGGACGGTTTCCTTGAGCGTCTGGCCGCGTTCAAGGACGAATCCATCGATATCGGCCTCTTCCGGAACACGGAAGACGAACTGAGGGGAGACGCGGGTTATCACTGCGGCGGGCAACAGGCCACGTTGCGCATTGCTGAGCGGATCGGCCTTTCATCGGAAGACCTGGTGCTGGATGCGGGGTGCGGTGCGGGCGGACCGGCCAGACACCTGGCGGAAGCATGGGGCTGTTCGGTGATCGGACTGGACCGGGAATACGACCGGCTTCTCATCGCGACCGTCCGTACGCGCTTGATGGGCCTGCTGGACAAGGTACGTTTCAAGTTTGGAGATGCGGCCGCGATGCCCTTCGAGGACAACCGCTTCGACGTGGTATGGAGCCAGGGGGCCTTGCCCTTCACCGGCGATGTGAAGAGGATCTTCCAGGAATGCTATCGCGTATTGCGACCGGACGGCCGACTCGCGGTACAGACTTCTTTTTTCACCGCCCGCCACACCGCCGAAGACGATCGGCGCCATCCCGATTTCCTGCCTATAGGACCGCGGAACTACCTGGAACCGACCCTGGACTCCCTGAAAGCCGTGGGTTTTCACCAGGTCGAATCCGAATGGGTTGAGGAATCGATCGCCTTCTACAGCGAAAGGTATCCTACAGCGTCCGCCTGGTTCCGCGATCGAAAGTACGGTTCGTACATGGTAACCGCGAAAAAGTCCTGA
- a CDS encoding Ig-like domain-containing protein: MMHKTSKNQVWGVSVTTALLLMWGGCIFSPTEATEPIPTTINVSSTLLYLGIGESVSIEAVVQDENRLPIEDAPLNWSSSEPEIVSVNNQGVLTVHSFGRADITVKSGASEAPVVVIVSKDRAALVAIYNALGDPPGRTARTGRVRFLSAPGMV; the protein is encoded by the coding sequence ATGATGCATAAAACCTCTAAGAACCAGGTATGGGGAGTTTCCGTTACGACAGCGCTCCTGTTGATGTGGGGAGGATGTATCTTCAGCCCCACAGAGGCCACCGAGCCCATCCCAACCACGATCAATGTTTCTTCGACGCTTCTGTACCTTGGAATCGGCGAATCCGTTTCCATTGAAGCCGTCGTGCAGGATGAGAACCGATTGCCGATCGAGGACGCGCCATTGAACTGGTCAAGCAGCGAGCCCGAGATTGTCAGTGTGAACAACCAGGGGGTTCTTACCGTCCATTCGTTCGGGAGAGCGGACATTACCGTGAAGTCGGGTGCCAGTGAAGCGCCCGTCGTGGTGATCGTCAGCAAAGACCGGGCGGCGCTGGTTGCCATCTACAACGCCCTGGGGGATCCGCCTGGGAGAACGGCGCGAACTGGGCGAGTTCGTTTCCTATCAGCGCCTGGCATGGTGTGA
- a CDS encoding Two component regulator three Y domain protein: MNLWGNGLSGELPAAVGDLEELRILELGGNSITGNIPGAVGQLRNLEEFQIAHANLSGEIPASLGNFPKLRILALGKNDLSGSIPSSLGNLVNLEGLWLYENALSGEIPGSIGRLENLVELSLTSNRLTGSIPSEMGNLSRLRFMSLQNNGLSGQIPPELGNLAVLERLRLSNNLLSGSIPPELAKLGNLRLLGLYNNTQLTGALPLELTGLTRLGGFDLRGTGLCAPSHPDFRAWLEMVEGEFSGTVRGVVFCSGN, from the coding sequence TTGAATCTCTGGGGCAACGGTCTGAGCGGGGAACTTCCGGCGGCGGTGGGAGACCTTGAAGAACTCAGAATCCTGGAACTTGGCGGGAATTCGATCACCGGGAATATCCCCGGTGCCGTCGGGCAGCTTCGCAACCTCGAGGAATTTCAGATCGCCCACGCCAATTTAAGTGGTGAGATACCCGCGTCCCTCGGCAACTTTCCCAAACTTCGGATATTGGCTTTAGGTAAGAACGATCTAAGTGGTTCAATTCCTTCGTCATTGGGTAACCTCGTCAATCTCGAGGGATTATGGTTGTACGAGAACGCACTGAGTGGAGAAATACCGGGATCTATAGGCCGACTAGAAAACCTTGTTGAATTATCTCTAACATCCAACCGCTTAACAGGAAGTATTCCTTCGGAGATGGGTAACCTGTCCAGGCTACGGTTCATGTCACTGCAGAATAACGGGCTCAGTGGACAGATTCCCCCGGAATTGGGTAACCTGGCGGTGCTCGAAAGGTTAAGACTTTCGAATAACCTGCTATCGGGTTCGATTCCTCCCGAATTGGCCAAGTTGGGTAACCTGCGGTTACTGGGGCTCTATAACAATACACAACTGACGGGGGCCTTGCCGTTGGAACTCACCGGACTCACCAGGCTCGGGGGGTTTGATTTAAGAGGCACCGGACTGTGCGCGCCAAGCCACCCCGATTTTCGCGCCTGGCTGGAAATGGTAGAAGGTGAATTTAGCGGTACGGTTCGAGGGGTTGTTTTCTGTTCGGGAAACTGA
- a CDS encoding helix-turn-helix domain-containing protein gives MEIWRETTFNVESQEAAALVIEDDRADVILDPLRWRILEILEAGKSITEISEALDVTDARVLYHVQRLAETGVVRLVGDGAEDSREWRCLPAAGGIRVRAERAAHSQAEYAIPADVADQFNQALREVAEGMYGPSSQVSINHNRARLSEVQAAEFNRRLLALIEEYFPPGKGDQSGVKYGFYGVFTPIDLHPFGDAVSDD, from the coding sequence ATGGAAATCTGGCGTGAAACCACCTTTAATGTCGAGTCTCAGGAAGCCGCTGCGCTGGTTATCGAAGATGATCGTGCAGATGTCATCCTCGATCCTCTACGCTGGCGTATCCTCGAGATCCTCGAAGCGGGAAAATCGATCACGGAAATCTCGGAAGCCCTCGATGTTACGGATGCCCGGGTACTGTATCACGTGCAGAGGCTGGCGGAGACGGGCGTCGTACGTCTGGTAGGTGATGGAGCGGAAGACTCCCGTGAATGGCGGTGTCTGCCCGCGGCGGGAGGGATCCGCGTCCGGGCGGAGCGGGCGGCGCACAGCCAGGCGGAATACGCCATCCCAGCGGACGTGGCCGACCAGTTCAACCAGGCACTCCGCGAAGTGGCCGAAGGGATGTATGGACCTTCCTCCCAGGTGTCGATCAACCACAACCGCGCACGGCTGTCGGAAGTCCAGGCCGCCGAATTCAACCGCAGGCTGCTTGCGCTAATCGAGGAGTACTTCCCGCCCGGAAAAGGAGACCAGTCGGGCGTCAAGTACGGATTTTACGGCGTGTTCACGCCCATTGATCTGCACCCGTTTGGGGATGCTGTTTCAGATGACTAG